CCGTTTTTCAGGACCGCAATTCAAGAGCAATGGAGTGATCGAGATGACTGTCTATTACACGAAGGAACATGAGTGGCTGCGCGTCGAGGGTAATGTCGCGGTGGTCGGCATCACCGCGCATGCGGCGGGCGAGCTGGGCGAACTGGTATTTGCCGAATCCCGTGATCCCGGCACCACGGTCGAGCAGGGCGACAGCGTGGCCGTGGTCGAGTCCGTCAAGGCGGCATCCGACATCTATGCGCCGGTCACGGGCGATGTGCTGGCCTTCAACGATGCGCTGACCGATGATGCCGCACTGGTCAACCGTGACCCCGAGGGCGAGGGCTGGATCGTACGCATGACCGTGGCCGATGCCTCCCAGCTCGAGGGCCTGCTGGACCACGCCACCTACACCGCGCTGGTTGGCTGACCCTTCCCCCCTTTACCCTCTTTACGGAGTATGCTGGCCGTGACGTCTTCCTCCCGTGGTTCTTCTTCCCTGTGGCATGGTCTGGGTGATGATGGCGGCGCGTTCTGCGCCCGCCATGTCGGGCCCGATGCACGTGACGTGGCCGACATGCTCCGCGTGGTGGGAGCCGACACGCTTGATACCCTGATCGAGCAGACGGTGCCGGGCAGCATCCGCCTGGATGGGGCGATGGGTCTTGGCGCGGGCCTGTCCGAACACGCGGCCCTTGCGCGCCTGCGTGCCATCGCGGGCGAGAACCGCGTGCTGACCTCGCTCATCGGGCAGGGCTATTACAACACGATCCTGCCCGGCGTGATCCAGCGCAACGTGCTGGAAAACCCGGCCTGGTACACGGCCTATACCCCCTACCAGCCCGAGATCAGCCAGGGGCGGCTGGAATCGCTGCTCAATTTCCAGACACTGGTCATCGAACTGACCGGGCTGGACGTGGCCAATGCCTCCCTGCTTGATGAAGGCACGGCCGCCGCCGAAGCCATGGCCATGGCGCGGCGCGTGGCGAAAAGCAGGGCAAACGCCTTTTTTGTCGATGCCGGCTGTCACCCGCAGACCATCGCGGTCATCCGTACCCGGGCCGAGCCGATGGGCTGGCAGGTCGTGGTGGGGGACCCCGCAACCGACCTGGATGCGGCGGCGGTATTTGGCGCGGTATTCCAGTATCCCGGGTCGACAGGGGAAATCCGTGACCCGCGCGCGTGGATCGAGGCGCTGCACGGTGCTGGTGCGGTCGCCGCCATGTGTGCCGACCCGCTGGCACTCATGCTGCTGCAGAGCCCCGGCGCGCTGGGGGCGGATATTGCCGTAGGCTCCATGCAGCGTTACGGCATGCCCATGGGGGCCGGTGGGCCGCATGCCGCGTACATGGCGGTGCGTGATGCATTCCGCCGCAACATTCCCGGCCGCATCGTGGGCGTGTCCATCGATGCGCGCGGCAGGCCCGCCTACCGTCTGGCGCTGCAGACGCGCGAGCAGCATATCAGGCGCGAGAAGGCGACCTCGAACATCTGCACCGCCCAGGCGCTGCCGGCCATCGTGTCCTCCATGTACGCGCTGTACCATGGGCCCGTGGGGCTGAAGGCCATTGCCACACGTGTGCACGGGCTTGCCGGCATCCTTGCCGCCGGGCTGCGCGCACTGGGCGCCGATGTGGTGACGCAGGCGTTCTTTGACACGGTCACGGTCCGCACGGGCAGCCAGACCGATGCCGTCATGGCGCGTGCGCTGGCGGCAGGCATGAACCTGCGCCGTGTTGATGATGCGCATGTGGGCATCAGCCTGGATGAAACCACCGTGCCCGAGACCGTGCGCGCCATCTGGACCAGCGTGAGCGGGAATGCCGCGCATGTGGCCGCCATGGAATCCGGCCTGGCGGATGTGCCCGACACCATTCCCGCAGGCCTTGCCCGCACGGGTGACCTGCTGGCCCAGCCGATCTTCTCCGCCTGCCGGTCCGAGACCGACATGCTGCGCTATCTGCGCCGCCTGGCGGACCGTGACCTGGCGCTGGACCGCTCCATGATCCCGCTTGGCTCGTGCACCATGAAGCTGAACGCCACGGCGGAAATGCTGCCGATCACATGGCCGGAATTCTGTGACATCCATCCCTTTGCACCAGCGGACCAGATGCGCGGCTATGCCTGCCTGTTTGCCGAACTGGAGCGCATGCTGTGCCAGATCAGCGGATATGCCGCCGTTTCGCTCCAGCCCAATTCCGGTGCGCAGGGTGAATTCGCGGGGCTCATGGCCATTCGTGGCTACCACCGCGCGCGGGGGGACGGGGCGCGCGATGTGTGCCTGATCCCGGCTTCCGCGCATGGCACCAACCCCGCCTCTGCCCAGATGGCGGGCATGAAGGTGGTGGTCGTGGCATGCGATGCGCAGGGCAACGTGGATATGACGGACCTGAAGGCCAAGGTCGCGAAACATGCCGACCAGCTTGCCGCGATCATGATCACCTATCCCTCCACCCATGGCGTGTTCGAGGAGAACGTGCGCGAGATCTGCCAGCAGGTCCATGCGGCGGGCGGGCAGGTTTATGTGGATGGCGCCAACCTGAACGCGCAGGTCGGCCTTGCGCAGCCGGGCGTGTATGGCGGGGATGTCAGCCATTTCAACCTGCACAAGACCTTCTGCATCCCGCATGGCGGTGGTGGCCCCGGCATGGGGCCGATCGGGGTGGGCGCGCATCTGGCGCCCTACCTGCCGGGCGTGCCGCAGCTTGGGGGTGCGAATGCCATTTCTGCAGCCCCCTTCGGTTCGGCCGATGTGCTGCCCATCTCATGGATGTACATGGTCATGATGGGGGATGCGGGGCTGAAGCGTGCGACCGAGGTTGCGATCCTGAACTCCAACTACATTGCCGCCAGGCTGTCGGATCATTATCCGGTGCTCTATCGCGGGGCGAACGGGCGGGTGGCGCATGAATGCATCATTGACCTGCGCCCGCTCAGGGATGCCACGGGCGTTACGGTGGATGACATTGCCAAACGCCTGATCGACCATGGCTTCCATGCGCCTACCGTCAGCTTCCCGGTGGCGGGGACGTTCATGATCGAACCCACGGAATCCGAAAGCCGGGCCGAACTGGATCGCTTCTGCGATGCGATGATCGCCATCCGCGCCGAAATCGGCGCGGTGGAAAAGGGCGCACTGGATATCGAACAGAGCCCGCTGCGCCATGCCCCGCACACCGTGCGTGACCTGACCGACCCGGACTGGGCGCGGGCCTATGACCGTGCGGCCGCCTGCCTGCCCGGCAACGTGCATCCGGCCAGCAAATACTGGTCGCCCGTCAACCGGCTGGATAACGCCTATGGGGATCGCAACCTGATCTGCTCATGCCCGGACATGAGCACCTATACCGACTAGGGGCTGATTGCGCCCCCGTGGTTCATGTATATATCTGACACGATATAATATGGACCATATGGGGGCAGCATGGTGAACAGGGTTGTGGGGCGTGTGGGGATCGGGGCGCTGGCCTGTGTCATGGCGGCCGGCCTGTCCGCCCGCCATCCCGCCATGGCGCGTGACGTGACCGACATGGCGGGCACGGCCCAGTCCGTGCCGGACCAGCCGGCACGGATTGCCGACCTGTGGTTTGCCCATAATGAACTGGTGCTCATGCTGGGTGGCGCACGGCAGATCGTCATGACCGTTGACCGCCCGCAGGCGCGGCCGTGGATGTACACCGTCTTTCCCGCGCTGTTCCAGGCGCGTGCCGTCAACGGCCCGCAGGTCAATGCGGAATCCCTGCTGCGTGACCATGTGGATCTTGTATTCGTGCCCGATGCCACGGCCACCATCGCGGCCTTCCGGGGGGTGGGGGTGCCGACGCTTGTGGCATCCTTCCGCGATGTGGCGGGGCTGCTGCGGGTGGTGGACATGACCGCGACGGCACTGGGCACGCCGCAGGCGCACGACACGGCCACACGTTACCGTCAGATGATGACGCAGACGGTCGATGACGTGCGCGACCGCCTGACGCATGTCACGGCAGCGGCAAGGCCGCGCGTGCTGCATGTGCAGTCGCTCCATCCGCTGCGGGTGGACGGGACGGACAGCATTGTCGATGAATGGATCACGCTTGCCGGTGGCCGCAACGCGGCGCAGGGCATAAGCGGGAACATGAAGCCCGTCTCCATCGAGCAGGTGGTGGCATGGGACCCGGATGTCATCATCCTCGGCCCCGATTGCGGCGCACTGGACACGGCGGCGGACGCTACATGGCGGCAGTTGCGGGCAGTACGCGCGGGGCAGGTGCACCAGAACCCCGCCGGTGTCTTCCCATGGGACCGGTACGGCAGTGAACTGCCGCTCCAGATCCGCTGGGCAGCGAAGATCCTGCATCCCGACCTGTTTGGCGATGTGGATCCGGTTGCCATGACACAGGAATTCTACCGTAACTGGTTTCATTATGACCTGGGCACGGCACAGGCGCGGCAGATCCTTGCGGCCGGACCACCACAACCCCTTCCGCAGGCACCGGATGGTCAGCACCCGTGAGCCTGCGCGCGCTGCTTGTGACGGGGCTGTGCAGTGGCGGGCTGCTTGTGCTGATGGTGGTGTCGGCCTGCGTCGGGCGGTTCCCGCTGCCCGTGGGGCAGGTACTGCACACGCTGCTGGCGGCGGCAGGCATGGTGCGGCATGCCACCGGCGGGCGTGCCGACATGGTGCATACCATCGTGTTTGGCGCGCGCCTGCCGCGTATTGGCGGGGCGGTGTGCGTGGGGGCCGCGCTGTCGGTGGCGGGGGCTGCGTATCAGGCCGTGTTCCGCAACCCGCTCGTCTCTCCCGGTCTGCTGGGGGTGCTGGCGGGGGCGGGTACCGGGGCGGCGCTGGGCATTGTCTGGAATCTGGGGCATGGGGGCGTGGCCGGGCTGTCCTTTCTTGGCGGTCTGGCTGCCGTGGGGTTCGGGGTTGGCATTGCGCAGGTGTTTGACGCCACATCCATGATGATGCTGGTCTTTGGCGGGCTGATCAGTTCGGCGCTGTTCACGGCGCTGCTGTCACTGCTCAAATATGTGGCGGACCCGCAGAACCAGTTGCCCGACATCGTATTCTGGCTGCTGGGCAGCCTGACGCAGGTCACGCCGGGGGCGCTGGGCGTGCTGGCCGGGCCGGTGGTGGCGGGGATCGTGCTGCTTTCCGCCTGCGGCCGTATGCTGGATGGGCTGGCCATGGGGGATGAGGAAGCGCGCACGCTGGGCATTCCGGTCGTGGCCCTGCGCTACGGGGTGATCGGTGCGGCCACGGTGCTGGCGGCGCTGACCGTATCGGTGGCGGGCATGATTGGCTGGGTTGGCCTGGTGGTGCCGCATGTGGCGCGTCTGCTGGTGGGGCCGTGCAACATGCGGGTGCTGCCGGTTAGCGCGTGTCTTGGCGCGATGTTCCTGCTGTCCTGTGATGACCTGGCGCGCACCCTGTCTGCCGAGGAGATACCCGTGGGCCTGATTGCCGACCTGCTGGGGGTCGTGGTGTTCATATCCGTGCTGCCGCTGCTGCGGCGGGGGTGGCGGGCATGAGCGGGGCCGATGTCCTGCTGCACATGGACCATGCGGGCTTTCACCGTGGCAGGCGTGGCGTGCTGCATGATCTCTCGTTTTCCATAAGGCGGGGCGAACTGGTGGCCCTGCTTGGGCCCAATGGTGCGGGCAAGACCACGCTCCTGCGCCTGCTGCTGGGCCTTGCACGGCCCGATGGCGGGCAGGTCTGGCTGGAGGGACGGCCGATGGCGGCCTGGTCACGGCGTGAGATCGCGCGCCGCATTGCCTATGTGCCGCAGGGACATGTGCCGCTGTTTCCCTACAGCGTGCGCGACATCGTGGGTATGGGGCGGCTGGCGGAAACACCGTTCGCCCCGCGCCTGCGTGATGCTGACCGTGATGCGGTAGCTCATGCGCTGGGTGAACTGGCCATCACCCATCTGGCGGACCGCGCCTATACCGACCTTTCGGGCGGCGAGCGGCAGGCCGTGCTGCTGGCGCGCGCGCTGGCGCAGGGGGCGGCCATGCTGGTGCTGGATGAGCCGGAAACCGGGCTGGATTACGGGCAGAAGCAGCGGCTGTATGCCCTGCTGCGCAGGCTGGCGGGGCAGGGGCATGCCATCATCGCCACCACGCATGACCCGATTCAGGCGGCCTGCGTGTTTGACCGTGCGCTGCTGCTGCGCCACGGCCGCCTGATGGCCGATGGTGTTGCAGCCGACCTGCTGGATCAAGCCATGCTGGCGCGCCTTTATGCCTCGGGCTGAACTGCGTTAGGGGAGAGCGGGGTTCAGGTAAGGCTTTTTTCAAAAAGCCTCGGAAGGACGCCGCCTTTTTGGGAAAAGGCGGTACCCGGAAATGCCTGTTATTTCAAAACGGCAAGTCAGCGATTATAGGGATTGGTATCGACCCGCACGGCCTTGCCCGTGCGGTCATAATACAGGATGGCCGTGCCGCGCTTTTCGGCATAGCCGTCCGGCTCCCCCGTAGGCGTCCAGAACAGCAGGCGGTTCACGTCCGGCTGTTCCTTTACCTTGTCGCCCTGCGGAATGTAGCGGTACTGGCTATAGTCCATGTGCAGCCGGGGCAGGGGCGGCTTCTTGGAAAGCTGGTGCATGGAGGCATGACGCTGCGAGGCTTCGCCGGGGTCTTCGTTGCCCGCGTCCGCGTGGCCGCCTTCAGCCAGCGCCGCAGTGGGCACAAGACTCACGCACAACCATCCCCATAGCATCCACCGCCGCAACCCGATTGACATGTGCGCAGGCCCTTCCCTCGTTCCCGATAGCGGGGCCACCATCCTCCTTTTCCATGCCGGACGCAATATCAGGCCGGCATGGTACCCTTACTGGAAAGGCAGGTAACGGAAATCGAAGAAGATCTCGCTCAGGCTGGTCGTGGGCGCGCCGCCCATGCCACCCCATGTATGCACGCGTGAATAGGCCAGCTGCGTGCCTGCCTGCACGGTGCCGTACTGGCCATGGATGAAGCGGTACCACGCACCGATGGTAAACTCCTCCACCGAACGGATATTGGCCGTGCAGCCACCAAGGGCCGCCGTGTTGAGGTCGGAGCCCTCCGTCATGCAGCCGGTATTGTCGGCCATGGGGTTGCCATAGCCGTAAGCCTGCCCATCCTCGCTGAAGTAGCTGCGGCCCGAACGCTGCATGCCGAAATAGCCATACACGTCGAGCACCTTGTTCGGATGCGCGATCACGCCCGCAGTCGTCTGCGCGGAGGACAGCAGCGCAGGCGCGCCATTGGCGTTCAGGGTCGCATCGGGCAGCAGCACGGAGCCGTAGCGGCCGATGCCGCGCCCCGTCAGCCCCGCCAGCCGGACTTCCAGCCGGTGCGGGATGACAGGCAGGATCATCGACCCGCCCACACCCCAGGCAATGGCGGTATGGTTCTCGCCCACGCCGTTTATGACCGAGCGGTCGTGCGGGAAATGGACCACGCCTTCCACTTCGTAATGGCCCCAGTGGGGGTCCCACGCCAGCTTGCCGATCACGTCGGGCGCGATTTCGTTGGAATAGTTGGTGCTGGCGCTGCTCAGCCCCACGCCGTCGGAACCGAGCTTGGCATAGCCGCCATGGGGCAGGGCGTACTGGCCGTTGCCAATGTCGTCGCCAAAGCCGGTGGTATCATAGATGGTGGCCGGGTTCTCGATCGAAAGACCCGTCCACAGCCGGTGCTGGAGGAAGTCCTTGACCACGCGCACCTGCCACTGCCGCGACCAGGTCTGGCCCGCCAGGATGGAGGATTCGATGGTTTCGGGCAGGCTTTCCTGTCGCGGCACGATGCCCACGCGGTCCGGTGTCAGCATGGTCCATGCCTGCCCGATCAGGAAATGCATGTTCGCGCGTGAATCATCCAGTGTCAGGTAGGCCTGCCGCAGGCGCGGCACGTAGGAATTGCTTTCATACGGATTGGTGGTTTCGGCACTGGCACCAAAATCGGTTTCCACAAAACCCGCCACGGTCAGATGCGGGTTGAGCTGCCCCCGCGCCATGAGCGAGAAGCGCGAATACCGCGCATCGCCATTGAAGTTGGTGGTGTGGAAGTTGGAACTGTTACGGAAGGGGATGGCATTCCAGTAGTTGAATATGCCCGAGGAAACCTGCCGGTTCTCCACCAGCGCCGCCGCATCGAAGAACCCGCCGAGGATGATGGAGACCGGGCCAAGGTGGAAGACCTTGCTGCCCAGCGCGCCAGCGGACTGCGCGCCCACCGTCTCACGGTTGTGGGGGCCGACATTGTTGTTGGCCATGTGGGAGATCAGGTCTTCCTCCCGGTGGGCCACGACGGTTTCCAGGGTTGGCGTGTCAACCGGTTCGAATGTGGCGGACGGCCCGCCGATATGCGGCGCGCGCCCGCGCGTTTCCTCTTCCGTGCCGGATGCCATGTGTGTGGTGGGGCCATGGCCTTCGCTGGGTACCCAGCCGCCGCGTACATGCCCGCCGGAGCCGGTGACCTGCAGCGAATGGCCCGCAGCCGTGCCGCTGCCCCCGGCCTGGGCGCGGTGGCGGGCGATCTGCTGGCGCATGGCCATGAGATCGTTCTGGAGCGCCATCTGCTGCTGTTGCAGGTGTTCCATCTGGCGTTCCATGATATCCAGCGATTCGGGATCATCATCGGCCCACGCGGCACAGACAGGCGCCAGGAACGAGCATACCATCAGCATGCCCGTAAGACGGGCACGCCGATTTATGGAGAAATACGGAATCCGCATATAAGGTCAGAGGGCCCCAAATTCAGGTTTCAGACTATATATGTCAAAACATTTCCGGATAAACAGTAAATAATAATTTCTTTTGAGAACGGGCGGATCGACGGGCGCCAGCCTGCATCATGCCTGCCCGAAGCGATCCGGGGGCGGTGTCAGACGATGTCCGGGCGGCGGGCCGTCATCGCGTGCACGGCATCCTTCCAGAACAGGTCCTCCGGCGCGGGGGTGACGGTGCCATTGTCTACCGGCCCGAATCCCGCGCGCGCCAGCAGCACCTCCAGCATGCGCGGGCGGTCCGCCCCGTCCAGCGCCTGCCACAGGGCGGTGGCCTTGTGCGGGATGAAGCGGGTACCGAATGTAATGATGACAAGCCCGCCGGGTTGCAGCACGCGTGCAATTTCACGAAACATCCGGACTGGCTGGCGCAGGTAGGGCACGACATCGCACAGCAGTGCCGCGTCCATGCTTTCATCGGCCAGTGGCAGGTCGGGGGTTTCGTTCAGGTCTTCCACCACGCGGTCGGTCAGGCGCGGATTGCCGTCCAGCGCCGTGGCGTTCACGTCGATGCCGATCACGCTGTCGAATTCCATGTCGGGCGGCAGGTGGCTGTCCGGTCCCGCCATGAGGTCAAGGATGGCCCCCCCTTCTGGCAGGAGCGTGCGGTACAGCGCGGTGATGGCCATCTGCGCGCCCTGGTCCAGCATGGGGCCGGCGGGACGGCGGGAATAGAATACCGTATCGGATTGCGGGGAAGCCGCGGTGAAGGATTGCGGGTGGAACCCGTGCAGGTCATTCATGGATGTGCCAGACAGTACAGATGTAACCAGAGCCCGATGTGGTGGGCGTATTATCATGCGCCCGGGCATGTGTGACAGGAGAAAAAACAGATGGCCCGCATGATCCATTCAATGATCCGCGTGCGTGATGAGGCGGCAAGCCTTGCATTCTATGAAACCGCCTTTGGCCTGAAAGTGGCCGACCGGCTTGTTTTTGACACCTTTACCCTTATCTACCTTTCGAATGACGAACAGGGCTTCGAGCTGGAACTGACCGTAAACCATGACCGGACCACGCCCTATGACCTGGGTGACGGGTATGGCCATCTTGCGGTGTCGGTGGCGGATGTGGATGCGGAACATGCCCGCCTTGCGGCGGCCGGCCTGTCACCGCTGGCGGTGAAGGACATGTCGTGTGGCGAGCGGTTCGTGGGCCGGTTCTTCTTCATTTCCGACCCCGATGGCTACAGGATCGAGGTCCTGCAGCGCGGCAGGCCGGGGCGTTTTGCCTGATCGGACTTGCAAGCGCGCGCGCGCGGTGCCATCCCGCTGGCACATGGGCGCGCGGTGGCCTTATGACAGGACGGATGATGACCGGTTTTCTCAAGATGCACGGGCTGGGCAATGATTTCGTGGTGGTGGATGAGCGCGTCCACCGCCATGACCTTACACCCGCGCGCATTGCCGCGCTGTGCGACCGGCATACGGGCATTGGCTGTGACCAGTTCGTGACGCTGCGCCCCGCCTGTGCCGAAGGGGCGGACGTGTTCGTGCGCTTCTTCAACGCCGACGGGTCGGAATCGGGTGCGTGCGGCAATGCCTCGCGCTGTGTTGCCGACCTGCTGGCACGGGAGACGGGGCGGTCGGATATCGGCCTGCAGACGCGCGCGGGCGTGCTGCAGGCCACCATCATCCGCCCCGGCCTGGTGACGGTGGACATGGGCACGCCCGCGCAGGGATGGGCGGATGTGCCGCTGGCGGAAGCAATGGATACGCTGCGCCTGCCCATTGCCGGTGATCCGGCGGCGGTGTCCATGGGCAACCCGCATGCGACCTTTTTCCTGTCCGGGGCCGATGCCATGGACCCGTGCGTGGCCGGGCCGGAACTGGAACGCCATCCGCTGTTTCCCGAACGTGCCAATATCGGTTTCGCCCATGTCACGGGGCACGACGCCATGCGGCTGCGGGTATGGGAACGCGGCAGCGGCCTGACGCGGGCCTGCGGGTCGGGCGCGTGCGCCGCCGTGGTCAACGCCGTGCGGCGCGGACTGGTGGAGCGGACCTGCACCGTGATGATGGATGGCGGCGAACTGACCATCACATGGCGCGAAAGCGACGGGCATGTGCTGATGACCGGCCCCGCGACAACCAGTTTCACCGGCACGTTCAGCCCCGAAGACTATCCCCGATGAAGAAGCCCGAAATCCTGACCTTCGGCTGCCGCCTCAACACGTATGAGAGCGAGGTGATGCGCAACCACGCAGCCGCGCTGGACAATGTGGTGATCGTGAATACCTGCGCGGTCACGGGCGAGGCCGAGCGGCAGGCCCGGCAGGCCGTGCGCCGCGCGCACCGCGCGCGACCCGATGCGCGCATCGTGGTGACCGGTTGCGCCGCCCAGATCGACCCCGACCGCTGGGCGGCCCTGCCCGGCGTGACCCGCGTGCTGGGCAACCGGGAAAAGCTGGATGCCGCAAGCTGGAGTGAAATGGCGCTGGGGCAGGGCAACGCCGTGTCCGACATCATGGCGGCGCGCGAGACGGCGCCGCATCTGGTGACCGAATTTGCCGGCCGCACCCGTGCGTTCGTGGAGGTGCAGCAGGGCTGTGACCACCGCTGCACCTTCTGCATCATTCCCTTCGGGCGCGGGCCGTCCCGCTCGGTGCCGGTGGGGGCCGTGGTGGAGCAGGTGCGCGCCCTTGTGCACTCGGGCTACCGCGAAGTGGTGCTGACGGGGGTGGACATCACCTCATGGGGGCATGACCTGCCGGGCAGGCCCCTGCTGGGGCAGTTGTGCCGCAGGCTGCTGGCCCTGGTGCCGGAACTGGAGCGGCTGCGCCTGTCCTCGGTCGATCCGGTGGAAATTGACGCGGACATATGGAAGCTGCTGGAAAACGAGCCGCGCTTCATGCCCTACCTGCATCTGTCGCTGCAGGCGGGGAGTGACATCATCCTCAAGCGCATGAAGCGCCGCCACCTGACAGCGGATGCGGCAGGCGTGGTGGCGCGGGCGCGGGCATTGCGGCCCGATATCGGCATCGGGGCGGACATCATCGCCGGTTTCCCGACCGAGGACGAGGACCTGTTTGAACAGACACTCGATTTTGTACGTGCCAATGCGCTGCCCTACCTGCATGTCTTCCCCTATAGTGAACGCCCGGGCACGCCGGCGGCCCGCATGCCCGCCATTGCGATTCCCGCACGCAGGGCACGCGCGGCCCGTCTGCGCGAAGCGGGGGCGCAGGCCGCGCGTGATTTTCATACACGCCTGCTGGGGCGTTCCCTGCGCGTGCTGATGGAAACGGACACGGCGGGTCATAGCGAGGAATTTGCCCCCGTCAGGCTGGCGGATGGCGCGGTGTCCGTGGCCGGGCGCATCGAAACGGTGCGGCCGGTGGCGGTTGACGATAACGGACTGGTTGCGGAAATTCTCTGATATGGCTCTTGGTTTCTTCTCACGGCTCAAGGCGGGGCTGTCGCGCTCCACCCAGAAACTCAGCGGTGGCATTACCGCCGTCTTCACCCGGCGCAAGCTGGATGACGAGGCGCTGGAGGAACTGGAGGACCTGCTGATCTCCGCCGATCTTGGCCCCAGTGTGGCGGAAAAGGTGATCGACTCCTTCCGCCGCGCCAAATTCGGCAAGGAAGTGACCGACGAGGAAGTCCGTCAGGCCCTGGCGGAAGAAATCGCCACCATCCTCCAGCCCGTCGCCATCCCGTTCGAGCCCGACCCGGAGCGCAAGCCGCATGTCGTGCTGGTTGTGGGCGTGAATGGCACGGGCAAGACCACCACCATCGGCAAGATGGCCCGCTTCTATGGCGAGCAGGGCAAGAAGGTGATGATGGTGGCGGGTGATACCTTCCGCGCCGCCGCTGTCGAGCAGTTGCAGGTGTGGGGCGAGCGCACGGGCGCGCCGGTCATTGCGGGCAAGCCCAATGCCGATGCGGCGGGCCTGGCGTTCGAGGCCCTCAAGCGCGCCACGGCGGAAAAGGCCGACCTGCTGCTGGTCGATACGGCAGGCCGCCTGCACAACAAGAGCGCGCTGATGGAGGAACTGGCCAAGATCATCCGCGTCATGCGCAAGTTTGACGAAACAGCCCCCCATTCCGTGCTGCTGGTGCTGGACGCCACTACCGGGCAGAACGCGGTGGAGCAGGTGCGGGTGTTCAGGGAACTGGTCAACGTGACCGGACTGGTCGTGACCAAGCTGGACGGTTCGGCCCGTGGCGGGATCGTGGTGGCGCTGGCCGATGCGTTCGGCCTGCCGGTGCATCTGGTGGGTGTGGGCGAACAGGCGGAGGACCTGCGGCCCTTCTCCGCCGAGGCCTTTGCGAAGGGACTGGTTGGTGATTCGATCAAGGTCATCGAGCGGGAGGACATACCTGCTGAAGGACAGGCGGAGGGGGGTGAAGCATCCCGGGCCGGGGAGGAACACCCGCAATAGCAGGGCTGCCCCCGCACGACCGTTCAGGCATAAAAAAAGGGACCATCCCGTGGAATGGTCCCTTTTTTAGTGAAACTTTTTTCAAAAGCCTCAGGGGAACGCCGCCTTTTTGAAAAAAGGCGGCACCCAAAAACTTTTATGACCTTTCTTCAGATCGGCATGGCGCGGTCGAATATGCTTTCCAGCGCCATGATGCCCGGCAGGGTCTTGCCTTCCAGCCATTCCAGGAAGGCACCGCCCGCGCTGGAGATGTAGGAGATATGTTTCTCCACCCCCGCATGACGCAGGGCGGAGACCGTATCCCCCCCGCCGGCGATGCTTTTCAGCGCGCCTGCATCGGTCAGTTTCGCCACTTCGTGCGCCACCGCATTGGTCGCGGCATCGAACGGCGTGATCTCGAACGCGCCCAGCGGGCCGTTCCAGACCAGTGTTTTCAGGGTGGCGATCTTCTGGTTGATCAGCATGACCGTCTCCGGCCCCACATCCAGCACCATCGCATCGGCCGGGATGGCGCTGACCGCCACGGTCTTGGTCGGCACATTGGCCTGGAAGTCGGTCGCGGTCACGGCATCGACCGGCAGCACGATCTCGCAGCCCTTGTCCTTCGCCTTGGCCATGATGGTGCGCGCGGTGTCGTGCATGTCCGCTTCCTGCAGCGACCGGCCGACATTC
This portion of the Komagataeibacter sp. FNDCF1 genome encodes:
- the dapF gene encoding diaminopimelate epimerase; amino-acid sequence: MMTGFLKMHGLGNDFVVVDERVHRHDLTPARIAALCDRHTGIGCDQFVTLRPACAEGADVFVRFFNADGSESGACGNASRCVADLLARETGRSDIGLQTRAGVLQATIIRPGLVTVDMGTPAQGWADVPLAEAMDTLRLPIAGDPAAVSMGNPHATFFLSGADAMDPCVAGPELERHPLFPERANIGFAHVTGHDAMRLRVWERGSGLTRACGSGACAAVVNAVRRGLVERTCTVMMDGGELTITWRESDGHVLMTGPATTSFTGTFSPEDYPR
- the ftsY gene encoding signal recognition particle-docking protein FtsY, giving the protein MALGFFSRLKAGLSRSTQKLSGGITAVFTRRKLDDEALEELEDLLISADLGPSVAEKVIDSFRRAKFGKEVTDEEVRQALAEEIATILQPVAIPFEPDPERKPHVVLVVGVNGTGKTTTIGKMARFYGEQGKKVMMVAGDTFRAAAVEQLQVWGERTGAPVIAGKPNADAAGLAFEALKRATAEKADLLLVDTAGRLHNKSALMEELAKIIRVMRKFDETAPHSVLLVLDATTGQNAVEQVRVFRELVNVTGLVVTKLDGSARGGIVVALADAFGLPVHLVGVGEQAEDLRPFSAEAFAKGLVGDSIKVIEREDIPAEGQAEGGEASRAGEEHPQ
- a CDS encoding class I SAM-dependent methyltransferase, which produces MNDLHGFHPQSFTAASPQSDTVFYSRRPAGPMLDQGAQMAITALYRTLLPEGGAILDLMAGPDSHLPPDMEFDSVIGIDVNATALDGNPRLTDRVVEDLNETPDLPLADESMDAALLCDVVPYLRQPVRMFREIARVLQPGGLVIITFGTRFIPHKATALWQALDGADRPRMLEVLLARAGFGPVDNGTVTPAPEDLFWKDAVHAMTARRPDIV
- a CDS encoding VOC family protein, with the translated sequence MARMIHSMIRVRDEAASLAFYETAFGLKVADRLVFDTFTLIYLSNDEQGFELELTVNHDRTTPYDLGDGYGHLAVSVADVDAEHARLAAAGLSPLAVKDMSCGERFVGRFFFISDPDGYRIEVLQRGRPGRFA
- the mtaB gene encoding tRNA (N(6)-L-threonylcarbamoyladenosine(37)-C(2))-methylthiotransferase MtaB codes for the protein MKKPEILTFGCRLNTYESEVMRNHAAALDNVVIVNTCAVTGEAERQARQAVRRAHRARPDARIVVTGCAAQIDPDRWAALPGVTRVLGNREKLDAASWSEMALGQGNAVSDIMAARETAPHLVTEFAGRTRAFVEVQQGCDHRCTFCIIPFGRGPSRSVPVGAVVEQVRALVHSGYREVVLTGVDITSWGHDLPGRPLLGQLCRRLLALVPELERLRLSSVDPVEIDADIWKLLENEPRFMPYLHLSLQAGSDIILKRMKRRHLTADAAGVVARARALRPDIGIGADIIAGFPTEDEDLFEQTLDFVRANALPYLHVFPYSERPGTPAARMPAIAIPARRARAARLREAGAQAARDFHTRLLGRSLRVLMETDTAGHSEEFAPVRLADGAVSVAGRIETVRPVAVDDNGLVAEIL